The Fontisubflavum oceani genomic interval CGACCTGCCTCCATCGTCGATAAGGTGACCGTCATGGCCAATGAGGTGGACGGCGACATGGGCAATGCCTGGTTGAACGCCAACACCGCGGGCACCGGCCCCTTCGCGCTCACCGCCTTCCGCCCGGCGGAGCTGATCCGGATGGAAGCCAATCCCGACTATTTCAACGGTGGCCCGGCCATCGAAGGCGTGATCATTCGGCATGTAGCGGAATCGGCCACGCAACAACTCCTGCTGGAATCCGGTGATGTGGATTTGGCGCGGAATTTGACGCCGGACCAAGTGGCCTCGCTCGATGGCGAAGGACTGCGGGTCGACACGTTCCCGCAAGCTGCGGTCCATTTCCTGTCCTTCAACCAAGCTGTTGATAGCCTGACGCCCCCCGCGTTTTGGGAAGCGGCCCGCTATCTGGTCGATTATGAAGGCATGACCAACTCGATCATCGCCGGTCAGATGGAAGTGCATCAGGCGTTCTGGCCCGAAGGCTTCCCAGGTGCGCTGACCGATACGCCCTACAGCTATGACCCCGACCGCGCTCGCGCGATCTTGGAAGAGGCTGGTGTGGACCTGCCGATTACCGTGTCGCTTGACGTGATCAACGCCGCGCCCTTCACCGATATGGCGCAGTCGATCCAGGCGAGCTTCGCCGAAGCCGGAATCAACTTCGACATCCTGCCCGGCACCGGCAGCCAGGTGATCACCCGCTATCGCGAGCGGAGCCACGAGGCGATGCTGCTCTATTGGGGCCCGGACTTCATGGACCCGCATTCGAACGCGAAAGCCTTCGCCTATAACTCGAACAACG includes:
- a CDS encoding ABC transporter substrate-binding protein, which codes for MKLLKPALLAAVLAAALAAPATYADTPPELLVVAQNIDDIVAIDPAQAYEFTSGELVTNTYDRLVQYDAEDTTVLAPGLATAWEIDAENKTITFTLRDGAVFHSGNPVRAEDVVFSFSRVVQLNLTPAFILTQLGWTPENVGEMVTADDNTVTVRYDGDFSPAFVMNVLAARPASIVDKVTVMANEVDGDMGNAWLNANTAGTGPFALTAFRPAELIRMEANPDYFNGGPAIEGVIIRHVAESATQQLLLESGDVDLARNLTPDQVASLDGEGLRVDTFPQAAVHFLSFNQAVDSLTPPAFWEAARYLVDYEGMTNSIIAGQMEVHQAFWPEGFPGALTDTPYSYDPDRARAILEEAGVDLPITVSLDVINAAPFTDMAQSIQASFAEAGINFDILPGTGSQVITRYRERSHEAMLLYWGPDFMDPHSNAKAFAYNSNNDQDAYAATTTWRNSWAVPAEMNEMTTAALTETDPAAREEMYLELQRQVQESSPIVIMFQASYQVAMAENVSGYVNGATSDFVFYRLVDKN